One region of Vibrio sp. FE10 genomic DNA includes:
- a CDS encoding DUF4198 domain-containing protein yields the protein MMKQTKIKALALAGVMAFGLAATTTAQAHPRWILPSHFTVSKEGGDWLTFDVTASHGTFVFDKPAGSENAHVIMPDGRSERPNFVIRGKRRSIFDFYFEEEGTHKVAINNEPSYYTQYKAGRRDTVKWIKANKAERDSVLPEKSRDVVTQISFTRAESYITVGKPSDSVFKIEGKLLEMKPVTHPSDIIEGEPVTFQFFYNGEIQKDVKAEITREGTLYRNHQEQIDVVSNENGEITFTPDVAGRYVMKANYKGELIDNPLADKASANVHLTFEALLQ from the coding sequence CAAGCTCACCCACGTTGGATCTTGCCGTCTCACTTTACTGTGTCTAAAGAAGGTGGTGACTGGCTAACGTTTGACGTTACTGCATCTCACGGTACGTTCGTTTTCGATAAGCCAGCAGGCAGTGAAAACGCACATGTCATCATGCCAGATGGTCGCAGCGAGCGTCCTAACTTTGTGATTCGCGGTAAACGTCGTTCAATTTTTGATTTCTACTTCGAAGAAGAAGGTACGCACAAAGTTGCGATCAACAATGAGCCTTCTTACTACACGCAATACAAAGCGGGTCGTCGTGACACAGTGAAATGGATCAAAGCAAACAAAGCGGAACGTGATTCAGTTCTTCCTGAAAAGTCGCGTGACGTGGTAACACAAATCAGCTTCACTCGTGCAGAAAGCTACATCACAGTGGGCAAACCATCGGATTCAGTCTTCAAAATTGAAGGCAAGCTACTTGAAATGAAGCCAGTAACGCATCCTTCAGACATCATTGAAGGCGAACCAGTGACATTCCAATTCTTCTACAACGGTGAAATCCAGAAAGACGTAAAAGCGGAAATCACTCGTGAAGGCACACTTTACCGCAACCACCAAGAGCAGATTGATGTTGTGAGTAATGAGAACGGTGAAATTACGTTTACTCCAGACGTAGCGGGTCGTTACGTAATGAAAGCGAACTACAAAGGTGAATTGATTGACAACCCACTGGCAGACAAAGCAAGCGCTAACGTTCACCTAACGTTCGAAGCATTGCTTCAATAA
- a CDS encoding DUF6162 family protein, whose product MMIQGVRADTGGREGKWVGLIIVFILSFATVAIPFHQAESHVKAVLDHQILVTDVEQENLAMLSELRLAHEEIRDLRMDSDGEWPSVVSLKDEWVAPFVEDQSWKRKGSHAWLLDERGYYFSTPSEQATSSEYAAQSDHGFADSFILNANSVSPEIWIFFGGVAKQPATFDQHKLESTGWKLVVNKSEVADQHDASSH is encoded by the coding sequence ATGATGATTCAAGGCGTACGTGCTGACACGGGCGGCAGAGAAGGTAAATGGGTAGGGCTGATCATTGTATTCATCCTGAGCTTTGCCACGGTCGCGATCCCATTTCATCAAGCAGAATCTCATGTGAAAGCGGTACTTGATCATCAAATTCTGGTAACCGATGTTGAACAAGAAAACTTGGCAATGTTGTCAGAGCTGCGTTTAGCGCATGAAGAGATTCGTGACCTGCGTATGGACTCAGACGGCGAATGGCCAAGTGTGGTGTCACTTAAGGATGAATGGGTCGCGCCATTTGTTGAAGACCAGAGTTGGAAGCGCAAAGGTTCTCATGCTTGGCTATTGGACGAGCGCGGTTACTACTTTTCTACACCAAGTGAACAAGCTACATCAAGTGAATATGCTGCACAAAGCGATCATGGCTTTGCTGATTCCTTTATTTTAAACGCGAACAGCGTTTCTCCTGAAATCTGGATTTTCTTTGGTGGGGTAGCGAAACAGCCAGCTACTTTTGACCAACACAAGCTTGAGTCTACTGGTTGGAAATTGGTGGTGAATAAGTCAGAAGTTGCTGATCAGCATGATGCTTCTTCTCATTAA
- a CDS encoding metal ABC transporter solute-binding protein, Zn/Mn family yields the protein MRIMAMFMSLLAVLMTPNALAKEYKIDSDKLTIGITLQPYYSYVKAVVGDKVNILPLVDAGFNPHNYLPQPNDLKRLSQMDAIVVNGIGHDDFALKVISAAQRDDLVVIEANKEVPLLPALGQSVGQGAVNPHTFVGLSTTIQKVYTIASEVSKLDPDNAAFYRKNARKYAKQFRFMKRDAMLSLGELDTSGMKVATTHNAYGYILQEFGVDVAAVIEPAHGVEPSASQLQETIEKIRASGIDVLFYELNMPNRFVDTIEAETGVQLYRFSHMTHGEYEDDKVEVEMKKNLETLIEAMKFAAANQAKSGNA from the coding sequence ATGCGAATTATGGCTATGTTCATGTCGTTATTGGCGGTGTTAATGACACCTAATGCACTGGCAAAAGAATACAAGATCGATAGCGATAAGCTAACGATTGGTATCACGCTTCAACCTTACTACAGTTACGTAAAAGCGGTGGTGGGTGACAAAGTGAACATTCTTCCATTGGTTGATGCTGGGTTTAATCCTCATAACTACTTACCGCAACCCAATGATTTGAAGCGATTGAGCCAAATGGATGCAATCGTAGTAAACGGTATTGGTCACGATGACTTCGCACTTAAAGTGATTTCAGCCGCGCAACGTGATGACTTAGTGGTTATCGAAGCAAACAAAGAGGTGCCTTTGCTTCCTGCATTAGGCCAGTCTGTTGGTCAAGGTGCTGTGAACCCGCATACGTTTGTTGGCCTTTCGACAACGATTCAAAAGGTTTACACCATCGCGAGCGAAGTCTCTAAGCTCGACCCAGACAACGCTGCGTTTTATCGCAAGAATGCACGTAAGTACGCTAAGCAATTTCGTTTTATGAAGCGTGATGCGATGTTGTCACTTGGCGAACTCGATACGTCAGGTATGAAGGTCGCAACCACCCACAATGCGTATGGCTACATCCTCCAAGAGTTTGGCGTAGATGTCGCGGCAGTCATCGAGCCGGCACACGGTGTTGAACCAAGTGCGAGCCAACTGCAAGAGACCATCGAAAAGATCCGCGCATCGGGTATTGATGTTCTGTTCTACGAGCTCAATATGCCAAACCGTTTTGTTGACACCATTGAAGCGGAAACAGGCGTTCAGCTTTACCGTTTTTCTCACATGACGCACGGCGAATACGAAGACGATAAAGTAGAAGTTGAGATGAAGAAGAACCTAGAGACGTTGATCGAAGCCATGAAATTTGCGGCGGCGAACCAAGCTAAAAGCGGGAACGCATAA
- a CDS encoding metal ABC transporter ATP-binding protein, with protein MLGPSISINQLGLQYDNNVILDDISLKLKAGQCHVIMGPNGGGKTSLLRSVLGLTPFSGQINIHWPEKPSIGYVPQKATFESSLPLTVMDFVLLNQTRIPLFWRRKSKQLDLALAQLDRVGMATRSDRRMGQLSGGEQQRVLFAQALLDNPSLLVLDEPTTGMDEQGVRYLESLIRECVDEGRTILAVHHDVTAVRRLEANVHVVNRFLVDSGPHEQVLHPSKIESLFQHYSSGVAIAKSKEVA; from the coding sequence ATGTTAGGTCCATCAATCTCAATTAATCAACTTGGTCTGCAATACGACAACAACGTCATTCTTGATGATATCTCTCTCAAACTTAAAGCGGGTCAGTGTCATGTGATCATGGGCCCAAACGGCGGTGGTAAAACTTCATTACTACGCTCTGTACTTGGCCTTACGCCTTTCTCTGGTCAAATCAATATTCATTGGCCAGAAAAGCCAAGTATTGGTTACGTTCCTCAAAAAGCGACTTTTGAGTCGAGCTTACCTTTGACGGTAATGGACTTCGTACTACTTAATCAAACGCGAATCCCTCTGTTTTGGCGTCGTAAGTCTAAGCAATTGGATCTTGCACTCGCGCAATTGGATCGCGTTGGTATGGCGACACGTAGCGACCGCCGTATGGGACAACTGTCGGGTGGTGAACAACAACGCGTGTTGTTTGCACAAGCCTTATTGGATAACCCAAGCTTACTGGTGTTGGACGAACCGACAACAGGTATGGACGAGCAGGGCGTTCGTTATCTTGAATCTCTAATTCGTGAATGTGTTGATGAAGGCCGTACGATTCTTGCCGTTCACCATGATGTAACCGCAGTGCGTCGCCTTGAAGCGAATGTACATGTTGTGAATCGATTCTTGGTGGATAGTGGTCCACATGAACAAGTACTGCATCCAAGTAAAATTGAAAGCTTATTCCAGCATTACAGCAGTGGTGTTGCCATCGCTAAATCGAAGGAGGTTGCGTAA
- a CDS encoding metal ABC transporter permease: MEWLRQLAISGVEAGWLSDSFMYAFMVNALVAALLLGPLLGGLGTLVIAKRLAFFSEAVGHAALTGIAIGVLLGEPPENPIIGLFSFCMIFALLLHFVRNRTNVPYDTLVGVFLALALAVGAALLMYVARKINIHMLENVLFGSILTVTDQDLAILAGSCAIIILLLIPTFNRILLTCISPDIAKVRGYNTSFYDYLFVMMITLVTIAAVKIVGAVLVGALLLIPGATARLLTKRMGSFVLLSALLATIACLVGTVLPMELKLPVPSGASIIIVSATFFLAATLYRIVRKA, encoded by the coding sequence ATGGAATGGTTACGACAACTTGCCATTAGTGGCGTTGAAGCGGGTTGGTTATCAGACAGCTTCATGTATGCGTTCATGGTCAATGCACTGGTTGCTGCGTTGTTACTGGGCCCGTTACTCGGTGGCCTAGGTACTTTGGTGATTGCAAAGCGTCTGGCTTTCTTCTCTGAAGCCGTCGGCCACGCGGCTCTAACCGGTATCGCTATCGGTGTTCTGCTTGGTGAGCCACCAGAAAACCCAATTATTGGCTTGTTTAGCTTCTGTATGATCTTTGCTTTGCTTCTTCACTTTGTAAGAAACAGAACCAACGTGCCATACGATACCTTAGTCGGTGTGTTTCTAGCACTTGCATTAGCGGTTGGCGCGGCATTGCTGATGTACGTGGCACGTAAGATCAATATCCACATGCTTGAGAACGTGTTGTTTGGCTCAATTTTGACGGTAACAGACCAAGACTTAGCGATTCTCGCAGGCAGTTGCGCGATCATCATTTTACTCTTGATACCGACGTTCAACCGCATTCTTCTGACTTGTATCAGCCCTGATATTGCCAAAGTACGTGGCTATAACACCAGTTTCTACGACTACTTGTTTGTCATGATGATCACCTTAGTGACGATTGCAGCGGTGAAGATAGTGGGTGCGGTTCTGGTTGGTGCGTTATTGCTGATCCCAGGTGCTACGGCTCGATTGTTGACTAAACGCATGGGGAGCTTTGTTTTGCTGTCTGCCTTGTTGGCAACCATCGCGTGTTTGGTTGGAACAGTATTACCGATGGAGCTTAAACTGCCAGTGCCATCGGGCGCTTCAATCATCATCGTTTCTGCAACGTTTTTCCTAGCGGCAACGCTATACCGAATTGTAAGAAAGGCATAA
- a CDS encoding ABC transporter substrate-binding protein, whose product MTSLMNRISSSLKATAQVSAVSSTLLGASMVSFNVNAEDILTSTPVTYALATELTKGTDITTEYLPPKRYGIDRLPNWFGTKGASKVLKSGEKATVALTLSSIWQADPTFVYARQGNIRLVEVDAAQAITPRAQGVAALTLSSGDVSKYAWLNPTNLTRMAAIVADDFKLLWPAQANTIDSNLQRVMLDVRELINKQQAVLLDNDVDSVLLLSESLEDFASGSQLFVEERMFKAELEWTEQDKAKLKTMFSEDDALWLVTAKKPTTLIKSLVPNERILVVDSVDRWGRAGINAKAPFARWEVEPFKG is encoded by the coding sequence ATGACTTCTTTAATGAATCGTATTTCAAGTTCACTAAAAGCAACGGCTCAAGTGAGTGCAGTCAGTAGCACGTTGTTAGGTGCCTCAATGGTGTCTTTCAACGTAAATGCAGAGGATATCCTTACCAGTACGCCTGTAACTTACGCGTTAGCGACAGAGCTAACCAAAGGCACCGACATTACGACCGAATACCTACCACCAAAACGCTACGGTATTGATCGTCTGCCTAACTGGTTTGGTACTAAGGGCGCAAGCAAGGTGCTTAAGTCGGGTGAAAAGGCGACCGTTGCATTAACGCTGTCATCGATCTGGCAAGCTGACCCTACCTTTGTCTACGCAAGGCAGGGCAACATCCGTTTGGTTGAGGTGGATGCCGCTCAAGCGATTACTCCACGCGCACAAGGTGTTGCAGCGTTGACGTTATCGAGTGGTGATGTGTCTAAGTACGCGTGGTTAAACCCAACTAACTTAACGCGCATGGCGGCAATTGTGGCTGATGACTTTAAGTTATTGTGGCCGGCGCAAGCAAACACGATTGATAGCAACTTACAGCGTGTAATGCTTGATGTTCGTGAACTGATTAACAAGCAACAAGCGGTATTACTGGATAACGACGTAGATTCAGTATTGTTGCTTTCAGAAAGCTTGGAAGATTTCGCTTCGGGTAGCCAACTGTTTGTTGAAGAACGTATGTTCAAAGCAGAGCTTGAATGGACAGAGCAAGATAAAGCGAAGCTTAAAACGATGTTTTCAGAAGACGATGCACTGTGGTTAGTGACAGCGAAAAAGCCGACGACTTTGATTAAGTCACTGGTGCCTAATGAGCGAATTCTGGTAGTTGACTCGGTAGACCGTTGGGGAAGAGCAGGGATTAACGCAAAAGCGCCGTTCGCACGTTGGGAAGTTGAACCTTTCAAAGGTTAA
- a CDS encoding DUF2986 domain-containing protein, giving the protein MNRKKKINQILKKRQKQANSKLHGSNKPRYISKADRAKMEAEEQAKAALEQAEGSVEATVESEEAGIQAEETKAAE; this is encoded by the coding sequence ATGAACCGTAAGAAAAAAATCAATCAAATTCTAAAGAAAAGACAGAAACAGGCGAATTCTAAACTGCATGGTAGCAACAAACCTCGCTACATCTCTAAAGCTGACCGCGCAAAAATGGAAGCTGAAGAGCAAGCGAAAGCCGCTCTAGAACAAGCAGAAGGATCGGTAGAAGCGACTGTTGAATCTGAAGAAGCTGGTATCCAAGCTGAAGAGACAAAAGCTGCAGAGTAA
- a CDS encoding GNAT family N-acetyltransferase: protein MQAVETARLRLRMITPQDAAFIQRLYSSEDFLRYIGDKEISDADKAVEYIENNILKMHQEKGVCLLMVEIKDSSTPIGVCGLIKRDTLESHDIGYGFVPEVYGQGFALEAAQAIIEQAKHNADIDHLVAITTSDNIRSIALLTKLGFVFERVEEAINESVNLNLYGFSLGN, encoded by the coding sequence ATGCAGGCAGTCGAGACCGCACGTTTACGATTAAGAATGATCACACCTCAAGATGCGGCGTTTATCCAACGATTATATAGCTCAGAAGATTTCCTGCGTTATATCGGAGACAAGGAAATCAGCGACGCAGACAAGGCTGTTGAATACATCGAAAACAACATTCTCAAAATGCACCAAGAGAAGGGTGTGTGCTTATTAATGGTTGAAATTAAAGATTCCTCAACGCCAATTGGTGTCTGCGGATTAATTAAAAGAGATACCTTAGAGTCCCATGATATTGGATATGGTTTTGTCCCTGAAGTCTATGGGCAAGGTTTTGCATTGGAAGCGGCACAAGCGATAATTGAACAAGCTAAGCATAATGCTGATATCGATCATTTAGTTGCCATCACAACCTCTGATAACATTCGAAGTATCGCACTACTGACTAAGTTAGGTTTTGTGTTCGAACGAGTTGAAGAAGCGATCAATGAAAGCGTCAATCTCAACCTGTACGGTTTCTCATTAGGTAATTAA
- a CDS encoding nitrous oxide-stimulated promoter family protein has product MFQHNNILQGELATEYKTVIAMVHIYCKDHHGEVRQNNALCEECEQLLRYAETRLDRCPYGEAKPTCNKCPIHCYKPDPKEQMRLVMRYAGPRMLLKHPILAIRHLIHEKRKVPEKPLPNVSNRHIRMNKK; this is encoded by the coding sequence ATGTTCCAACATAACAATATTCTACAAGGCGAGCTTGCAACGGAGTACAAAACCGTTATTGCGATGGTGCACATCTACTGCAAAGATCACCACGGTGAAGTTCGTCAGAATAACGCGTTATGTGAGGAGTGTGAGCAACTGTTGCGTTACGCCGAAACACGACTTGATCGATGCCCTTATGGCGAAGCAAAACCGACCTGTAATAAGTGTCCGATTCATTGCTATAAGCCTGACCCGAAAGAGCAAATGCGTTTGGTGATGCGTTATGCTGGTCCCAGAATGCTACTCAAGCATCCTATTTTAGCGATTCGACATTTGATTCATGAGAAACGGAAAGTGCCAGAGAAGCCACTGCCGAACGTGTCCAATCGCCATATTCGAATGAATAAGAAGTAA
- a CDS encoding MATE family efflux transporter: MTTNINPNSSMNNKPESILPRIVKLGLPVALQSALVAILALADVLMVSDFGMEAAAAVGIASKWHFVAIMIMAGLASANGTLVAQYWGKNDRKSARTVSSIAMVFGLKVLLPVTAIITLGSQFLMMLQTSDQTVIELGATYLWYGFPVLLLTHIVVVVEASMRSSGDTVTPLLLGGVTIALNIALNFVLIKGAFGIPAMGVAGAALATTLARLIQVGLMYSYMRMRKHWLLTTPSSPHRPSLWLSYRRIALPLTMNAVLWAMGTMAYQMIFGHMGTTELAVFSMLAPFESLCYSIFFGISVACSVLLGHSLGRDEFDDAMSMGLTFIKAVIGFGAVVGLLLFLGKEHVLSWLNLTDEKLYPLAAPAMMIMCFAVVIRMLNMVIINGIIRAGGDNAFCLRMDFIAMWMVGIPVCVYGAFVAGWDFKYIYGLMLVEEVVKLAICSHRYLSRRWINNLTVTYEEPQAA; encoded by the coding sequence ATGACAACTAACATCAACCCTAACTCATCTATGAATAACAAGCCAGAGAGCATCTTACCTCGTATCGTTAAACTTGGTTTGCCTGTTGCTTTGCAAAGTGCGCTGGTTGCCATTCTTGCCCTTGCTGACGTCTTAATGGTCAGTGATTTTGGTATGGAAGCAGCAGCCGCTGTGGGAATTGCATCAAAATGGCACTTCGTTGCGATTATGATTATGGCAGGGTTGGCCTCAGCAAACGGCACATTAGTCGCTCAATACTGGGGGAAGAATGACCGAAAAAGTGCACGCACAGTGTCATCTATCGCAATGGTATTTGGCTTAAAAGTTCTGCTGCCTGTGACTGCAATCATCACTCTTGGTTCCCAATTTTTAATGATGTTGCAAACCAGCGATCAAACCGTGATTGAACTTGGCGCGACTTACCTTTGGTATGGCTTCCCTGTTCTGCTGCTGACTCACATTGTGGTTGTAGTAGAAGCAAGCATGCGCTCATCAGGTGACACCGTAACACCACTATTATTAGGCGGCGTTACCATCGCACTTAACATTGCGCTTAACTTCGTTCTTATTAAAGGGGCTTTCGGCATTCCAGCGATGGGCGTTGCAGGTGCGGCATTGGCGACAACTTTAGCGCGATTGATTCAAGTGGGCTTGATGTATAGCTACATGCGTATGCGTAAGCACTGGCTGTTAACCACCCCAAGCTCACCACATCGTCCGTCGCTTTGGTTATCTTACCGTCGTATTGCGTTACCCCTAACAATGAACGCAGTGTTGTGGGCAATGGGTACCATGGCGTATCAAATGATCTTCGGTCACATGGGTACAACAGAGCTGGCGGTTTTCTCGATGCTCGCACCGTTTGAGTCGCTGTGTTACTCGATATTCTTTGGTATTTCTGTGGCGTGTTCTGTACTGCTTGGACACTCACTCGGCCGTGATGAATTTGATGATGCTATGAGCATGGGTCTAACATTCATAAAGGCTGTGATTGGATTTGGCGCAGTTGTTGGCCTTCTTCTCTTCCTAGGCAAAGAGCACGTATTGAGTTGGCTAAACTTAACAGACGAAAAGCTGTATCCACTCGCCGCGCCAGCAATGATGATCATGTGCTTTGCTGTCGTGATTCGCATGCTAAACATGGTGATCATTAACGGTATCATTCGTGCTGGTGGTGACAATGCATTCTGCTTGCGCATGGATTTCATCGCGATGTGGATGGTTGGCATTCCAGTGTGTGTTTACGGCGCATTTGTCGCTGGATGGGATTTCAAATACATCTATGGTCTGATGTTGGTAGAAGAAGTGGTGAAACTCGCAATTTGTTCACACCGATACTTGAGTCGACGCTGGATCAATAACCTAACGGTTACCTACGAGGAACCACAAGCGGCGTAA
- a CDS encoding helix-turn-helix domain-containing protein, translated as MFKKQQNLCESVIDTMKPKSTWQDDVFLAEHCKERFLTVEDIPEMKSCGVYMGGMAKLHDAYWVERESVNVHTLIFTQEGGGILTTATSVQAITPYTLVVLPAETPFRFELDPQYNYWKMAWMLTPDTPQWQHIASLGQSIVPFGECEQIWSLMNLVHFEIGGRASYRKLLMSEIIRTLTGFEPKSTSTTARVQALYNEIESSLHLAWTVAGMAERVFISEEQLNRVTKSLFNVSPRSKLIQLRMDKATSLLKQQDWSVSMIANRLGYKDPYNFSHRFKKHFGLSPSQYRKNHRVSS; from the coding sequence ATGTTTAAAAAACAACAAAACCTGTGCGAATCCGTCATTGATACCATGAAGCCTAAATCAACGTGGCAAGATGATGTTTTTCTCGCGGAACATTGTAAAGAACGTTTTTTGACCGTTGAAGATATCCCAGAGATGAAAAGCTGTGGTGTCTACATGGGGGGGATGGCAAAGCTGCATGACGCGTATTGGGTTGAGCGTGAATCCGTAAATGTTCATACGCTAATTTTTACTCAAGAAGGGGGTGGGATTCTAACGACTGCTACCTCTGTACAAGCCATCACGCCATACACACTTGTGGTTCTGCCTGCGGAAACCCCATTTCGCTTCGAGCTTGATCCTCAATATAATTATTGGAAAATGGCATGGATGCTGACGCCCGATACCCCGCAATGGCAGCATATTGCAAGTTTAGGTCAGAGCATTGTGCCTTTCGGAGAGTGTGAACAAATCTGGTCGCTGATGAACTTGGTTCACTTTGAAATTGGCGGCCGTGCAAGTTACAGAAAACTGCTCATGAGCGAAATCATTCGAACCTTAACGGGCTTTGAGCCTAAATCGACCAGCACCACGGCTCGTGTTCAGGCGCTATACAACGAAATCGAAAGCAGTCTGCATTTAGCGTGGACTGTCGCAGGTATGGCCGAGCGTGTTTTCATCAGTGAAGAGCAGTTAAATCGCGTCACAAAGTCGTTGTTTAACGTTTCTCCGCGCAGCAAATTGATTCAGCTGAGGATGGATAAAGCGACCAGTTTGTTGAAGCAGCAAGATTGGTCAGTGTCGATGATTGCTAACCGCTTAGGTTACAAAGATCCTTATAACTTTTCACATCGTTTTAAAAAACATTTTGGTTTATCGCCGAGCCAATATCGTAAGAATCATCGAGTCTCAAGTTAA
- a CDS encoding winged helix-turn-helix domain-containing protein translates to MQQAVIDMLDFKSDRKIVLNMREVHTKTKLVRKEGSGSIVGTLSEPHRKVLFYLYENKGKVISHNILKRVGWAGKAVTSASVLVAIYEIRRMIDCKCIYTIPNEGYLLEPRPCC, encoded by the coding sequence ATGCAACAAGCTGTAATTGACATGCTCGACTTTAAATCAGACAGAAAAATCGTGCTTAATATGAGAGAAGTTCATACTAAAACGAAACTTGTCCGAAAGGAAGGCAGTGGCTCCATTGTGGGGACGTTATCCGAACCTCATCGCAAGGTACTTTTCTATCTTTATGAGAACAAAGGTAAGGTGATTAGTCACAACATTTTGAAGCGTGTTGGTTGGGCTGGGAAGGCCGTGACGTCTGCTTCTGTGCTGGTTGCTATCTATGAAATACGCAGAATGATAGACTGTAAATGTATCTATACCATACCTAATGAAGGCTATTTGTTAGAGCCAAGACCCTGCTGTTGA
- a CDS encoding helix-turn-helix domain-containing protein — MNTDTYPVIEGKQKEQNEVLEVNGKVIELNTKLIRNLENGYIVGTMPLAYRKMILSMNRQRGQLFSVHQLKNIGWEGEKVTNSSVIVAISEIRSILGDGLILTITGEGYVFQP; from the coding sequence ATGAATACGGACACCTACCCTGTGATTGAAGGTAAACAGAAAGAACAGAATGAGGTTTTAGAGGTAAACGGAAAGGTTATTGAGCTGAACACAAAGCTCATACGCAATCTAGAAAATGGTTATATCGTTGGAACCATGCCATTAGCTTATCGAAAGATGATTCTCTCTATGAATCGTCAACGTGGACAACTCTTCAGTGTTCATCAGCTTAAAAATATTGGCTGGGAAGGCGAGAAGGTGACTAACTCTTCGGTCATCGTTGCTATTTCTGAAATACGCTCAATTTTAGGCGATGGTTTGATCTTAACGATCACCGGTGAAGGTTATGTTTTCCAGCCTTAA
- a CDS encoding MFS transporter — MDNIQPTTRITVPVIALSFYAIASGYLMSSLPLMLSEYGLDSNLSSWLASAFYAGLLAGTLLIERAITRVGHRDAFVIALTIFIATILVLPLAPHQSVWLLARFVAGVSVAGIFVIVESWLMSGDESQRAKRLGVYMCSLYGGSAVGQLGIGYLGITGGVPFIAMFTLLFGAIIVLMYGQATAPQIHDAQSLSLKQISKLSHSALIGCIVSGLTLGSIYGLMPVELAQRNIAHQDIGGLMALVIMGGMAVQPMVTWLSHHIGQVLLMALFCLLGVASIGVLTINHDFYVLGMSLFVLGMATFALYPIAINLGCRNLDPNYLVSVTQVMLLCYSVGSVAGPLVADSFMDSQAGLFTYLFASLLATTIYMLIASLKRSPMQIAGE, encoded by the coding sequence TTGGACAACATCCAACCAACAACTCGCATAACTGTTCCTGTTATTGCATTGTCTTTTTACGCGATCGCTTCAGGCTACTTAATGAGTTCATTACCATTAATGCTGTCTGAGTATGGCTTAGACAGTAACCTATCGAGTTGGTTGGCGAGTGCCTTTTATGCAGGTCTTTTAGCGGGTACGTTATTGATTGAGCGTGCCATTACGCGTGTTGGTCACAGAGACGCGTTCGTTATCGCACTGACCATTTTTATCGCTACGATCCTTGTATTACCGTTGGCACCACATCAATCCGTTTGGCTATTGGCTCGTTTCGTGGCGGGTGTGTCTGTCGCTGGTATTTTTGTGATTGTTGAGTCTTGGCTAATGAGCGGTGACGAATCTCAACGTGCGAAACGTTTAGGGGTTTACATGTGTTCGCTATACGGCGGTTCTGCCGTTGGTCAGCTTGGCATTGGATACCTTGGAATTACAGGCGGCGTACCTTTCATCGCAATGTTCACCCTGCTGTTTGGAGCAATCATTGTATTGATGTACGGACAAGCGACAGCACCACAAATTCATGATGCGCAGTCTCTATCACTAAAGCAAATCAGCAAGCTAAGTCATAGCGCTTTGATTGGTTGCATTGTTTCAGGGCTAACTCTTGGTTCTATTTATGGCTTGATGCCTGTCGAACTGGCTCAACGTAACATCGCACACCAAGATATTGGTGGTTTGATGGCGTTAGTGATTATGGGTGGTATGGCTGTTCAACCGATGGTGACATGGTTATCTCACCACATAGGACAAGTGTTATTAATGGCTCTATTCTGCCTGCTAGGGGTTGCAAGCATTGGCGTGCTCACTATCAACCATGATTTTTACGTTCTTGGTATGAGCTTGTTTGTGTTGGGAATGGCGACGTTTGCGCTTTACCCAATTGCAATTAACTTAGGTTGTCGCAACTTAGATCCGAACTACCTCGTGTCAGTTACTCAGGTTATGCTGTTGTGTTATAGCGTGGGTTCAGTCGCAGGACCATTGGTTGCGGATAGCTTTATGGATTCTCAAGCAGGACTATTTACTTACCTGTTTGCGTCTCTACTAGCGACAACGATTTACATGTTAATCGCAAGCCTAAAGCGCTCTCCTATGCAGATCGCAGGCGAGTGA